The following proteins are encoded in a genomic region of Bacillus sp. FJAT-22090:
- a CDS encoding ATP-grasp domain-containing protein, whose translation MKTIIFVGSNKSGSSREALRAAARLGFFTVLLTDREVFLENRHDFPEVHQMVLTDLTNYNLLKSCIGKVQEQGKKIEAILSFIDPFVHVAAKLSKELNITKVPPEPLEKMEDKVLTRELLKGLSASPYFETYKKGESLETFIANQKNRFPLIVKSPISTGSKDVLLVKDVKQFTQCINKLIEKGCDEILIEEYLEGPQYLIEACVYDGEVHIIAVLEQEIKLFERFIVTGYCLLAEMDTNFHNKIYETVCSILERFSMDNGSCHLEMRLVNNEWKLIEINPRISGGAMNRIIEIAYGFNLVEETIKIFLGQEPNFNRKIKRFVFAQYLTSDSTGTLIKVTGRKRCSGLPGIEEVFIKPKKGKLLHPPLSMGDRYGYILASSVDKEQAISLAKDAAKEIRFYIEPV comes from the coding sequence ATGAAGACAATCATATTTGTCGGAAGTAATAAATCTGGATCAAGCAGAGAAGCACTAAGAGCGGCTGCAAGGCTAGGTTTTTTCACTGTGTTACTAACCGATAGAGAAGTTTTTCTAGAAAACAGACATGATTTCCCCGAGGTTCACCAAATGGTTTTAACAGATTTAACTAATTATAATTTATTAAAATCATGTATAGGAAAAGTCCAAGAACAAGGTAAAAAAATTGAAGCTATTTTAAGCTTTATTGATCCATTTGTCCATGTAGCTGCAAAATTATCTAAGGAATTAAATATAACCAAAGTTCCCCCAGAACCATTAGAAAAAATGGAAGACAAAGTATTGACACGAGAACTATTGAAAGGTCTCTCTGCATCTCCGTACTTTGAAACATATAAAAAAGGGGAATCCCTAGAAACGTTTATTGCAAATCAAAAAAATCGTTTTCCCCTAATTGTAAAATCTCCAATTTCCACAGGATCTAAAGATGTTTTATTAGTCAAAGATGTAAAACAATTTACTCAGTGTATAAATAAGTTAATAGAGAAAGGATGCGATGAAATTTTAATTGAGGAATATTTAGAGGGTCCTCAATACTTAATCGAGGCTTGTGTGTACGATGGCGAAGTTCACATCATAGCAGTTCTTGAACAAGAAATTAAGCTTTTTGAGCGTTTTATTGTTACTGGTTATTGTCTGTTGGCAGAAATGGATACAAACTTCCATAACAAAATTTATGAAACAGTTTGTTCTATTTTAGAGCGATTTAGTATGGATAATGGGTCCTGTCATTTAGAAATGCGTTTAGTTAATAATGAATGGAAGTTAATCGAGATAAATCCGCGCATATCAGGAGGAGCGATGAATAGAATAATTGAGATAGCGTATGGATTTAATTTAGTTGAAGAAACAATAAAGATATTTTTAGGACAAGAGCCTAATTTTAATAGGAAGATTAAAAGGTTTGTGTTTGCTCAATATTTAACGAGTGATTCTACTGGTACTCTAATAAAAGTAACAGGTAGAAAACGCTGTTCAGGGCTACCTGGTATAGAAGAGGTCTTTATAAAGCCTAAAAAAGGGAAACTACTTCATCCACCTTTATCAATGGGAGATCGATATGGATATATCTTAGCCTCTTCAGTTGATAAGGAACAAGCCATTAGTCTTGCTAAAGATGCTGCAAAGGAAATCCGTTTTTATATTGAACCTGTATAG
- the sda gene encoding sporulation histidine kinase inhibitor Sda — protein MSDELLIESYVAAKELKLSPDFIFLLEMEIRRRSLVIEQLILK, from the coding sequence ATGTCGGATGAATTATTAATAGAATCTTATGTTGCAGCAAAGGAACTCAAGCTATCTCCAGACTTTATATTCTTATTAGAAATGGAAATTCGCCGTCGTTCTCTAGTGATTGAACAATTAATTCTAAAATGA
- a CDS encoding DUF2653 family protein translates to MEKLIIPEQNIINAVCVYISRKKNVEVEEIEVELMYDDENGFSAEAYIKGETEVLTTFNLIEALRQSMEEFLNIDPISAGIELILDDEEGIIAAIH, encoded by the coding sequence ATGGAGAAGCTAATCATTCCGGAGCAAAATATTATAAATGCGGTTTGCGTTTATATTTCACGTAAAAAGAATGTAGAAGTGGAAGAAATCGAAGTAGAATTAATGTATGACGATGAAAATGGATTTTCAGCCGAAGCATATATTAAAGGAGAAACTGAAGTTCTTACTACATTCAACTTAATCGAAGCTTTGCGTCAAAGTATGGAGGAATTTCTAAATATAGATCCAATCTCCGCTGGAATAGAGCTTATATTAGATGACGAAGAAGGTATTATTGCTGCAATACATTAA
- a CDS encoding alpha/beta-type small acid-soluble spore protein, whose protein sequence is MANSNRNQLLVPGVEQALNQMKYEIAQEFGVQLGGEASSRANGSVGGEITKRLVAQAQSQMSGFQNNQQ, encoded by the coding sequence ATGGCAAATTCAAATCGTAATCAACTTCTAGTACCAGGAGTGGAACAAGCTCTTAACCAAATGAAATATGAAATTGCTCAAGAATTCGGTGTACAACTTGGAGGAGAAGCTTCATCGCGTGCTAACGGTTCCGTTGGCGGAGAAATTACTAAGCGACTAGTAGCTCAAGCCCAATCACAAATGAGCGGTTTTCAAAACAACCAACAATAA
- a CDS encoding VLRF1 family aeRF1-type release factor: MTINKELQALKEYSCSDRCVLSVYLNTNPGDPQQLNGGWKIHLKSGLKRLGEYLEGSDENEKKAFNKIKKKIINELEDNQQEMRKGVVIFASAADDLWSVHYVQVPVKTSFYWENHPMIEQLEYMYKAYPEAGIIMPSFGEVRILDTAMGFVRDDLTFKYDPVSEVWGEMKKMDAQGRRPVADSKSAVLDPKYKVNKNSFFKGMSTTLEQLKKKRGWREFHVAGEAEMANAFSESIRDTPASCIYKNLNNSKAHDVIHQIFEK; the protein is encoded by the coding sequence ATGACAATTAACAAGGAACTTCAGGCATTAAAAGAGTATAGCTGTAGTGATCGGTGTGTATTGAGTGTTTATTTAAACACCAATCCAGGTGATCCGCAACAATTAAATGGCGGTTGGAAAATCCATTTAAAGAGTGGTCTGAAGAGACTTGGTGAGTATTTAGAGGGCTCAGATGAAAATGAAAAAAAAGCTTTTAATAAAATAAAGAAAAAAATTATAAATGAATTGGAAGACAATCAACAGGAAATGCGAAAAGGAGTAGTCATTTTTGCAAGTGCTGCTGATGATCTATGGTCTGTCCATTATGTTCAAGTTCCAGTGAAAACAAGTTTTTATTGGGAAAACCATCCTATGATTGAACAGTTAGAGTATATGTATAAAGCATATCCAGAAGCAGGAATTATCATGCCTAGCTTTGGGGAAGTTCGCATTTTAGATACTGCAATGGGATTCGTGCGAGATGATTTGACGTTTAAATACGATCCAGTTTCTGAAGTGTGGGGAGAAATGAAAAAAATGGACGCACAGGGTAGACGTCCAGTGGCGGATAGTAAAAGTGCTGTGCTAGATCCGAAATATAAGGTGAATAAAAACAGTTTCTTCAAAGGAATGAGTACGACTCTCGAGCAATTGAAGAAAAAAAGAGGATGGCGCGAATTCCATGTAGCTGGGGAAGCTGAAATGGCCAATGCTTTCTCCGAAAGCATAAGAGATACTCCAGCAAGTTGTATTTACAAAAATCTAAATAACAGCAAAGCACATGATGTTATTCATCAAATATTTGAAAAGTAA
- a CDS encoding amidohydrolase family protein codes for MNNCYIIRGQKIVTVSKLGTLMSGAMVIKDGKILDVGLWEDFRVRYPSIPVIDFSNYIITPALVDCHTHLLEFAPSSLYPITSETHFLAAKSILLHAISSGITAIGEQICGNPFCDFSKEDYQQAVHGLPINVSFATTSISIGFENLAHFSFVTKSQSIQKEDLINPSLVKKIALESEYPGENIFINATPANFTKEEVPKAGEVIYSLEEMKQITEIYHSLNKKIGAHVAGEEGIELALEAGVDVLHHAHGISDIQLEKVSQKGKDIVATPMGGTHLCPNSPNEILRMVSKNIPVSISTDAYLPPYLGTSWLPFENLSLRGPEVLMLIAHPSMQLLKNNHHNENEILALITDNPAKILGKDHQFGRLEKGLDANFLVAEGIPGLEITDVEKIKKVFYLGKKVIDRKVL; via the coding sequence ATGAATAATTGTTACATCATTCGAGGTCAAAAAATTGTCACTGTTAGTAAACTTGGAACTTTAATGAGTGGTGCAATGGTTATTAAGGATGGAAAAATTTTAGATGTTGGATTATGGGAAGATTTTCGAGTACGATATCCATCTATTCCAGTTATTGATTTTTCAAACTATATAATTACGCCAGCATTGGTGGATTGTCATACACATTTATTGGAATTTGCTCCAAGTTCACTTTATCCGATTACATCCGAAACGCACTTTCTAGCAGCCAAGAGTATTCTATTACATGCAATTTCCTCTGGGATTACTGCGATAGGTGAACAGATTTGTGGAAACCCGTTTTGTGACTTTTCAAAAGAAGATTATCAACAGGCAGTTCATGGGTTGCCAATAAATGTTTCATTTGCTACAACGAGTATATCTATAGGTTTTGAAAATTTAGCGCATTTTTCATTCGTAACAAAATCTCAAAGTATTCAAAAAGAGGATTTAATTAATCCGTCATTAGTGAAGAAAATTGCTTTAGAGAGTGAATATCCAGGGGAGAACATTTTTATCAATGCAACACCTGCTAATTTTACAAAAGAAGAAGTACCAAAAGCTGGGGAAGTTATTTATTCTCTAGAAGAAATGAAACAGATTACAGAAATATATCACAGTTTAAATAAAAAAATTGGAGCCCATGTAGCTGGAGAGGAAGGAATTGAACTAGCGTTAGAGGCAGGGGTAGATGTTTTGCATCATGCACATGGAATATCTGACATACAATTAGAAAAAGTTTCACAAAAAGGGAAGGACATTGTGGCAACTCCAATGGGTGGTACTCATTTATGTCCAAATTCTCCTAATGAAATTCTTCGAATGGTAAGTAAAAATATTCCTGTCTCTATTTCGACTGATGCATATCTTCCGCCATATTTAGGAACTTCGTGGTTGCCTTTTGAAAATTTATCTTTGAGGGGACCAGAAGTTTTAATGTTGATCGCACATCCATCCATGCAGCTTTTAAAGAATAACCACCATAATGAAAATGAAATTTTAGCCTTAATTACCGACAATCCAGCAAAAATATTAGGGAAAGATCATCAATTTGGGCGTTTAGAAAAAGGGTTGGATGCAAATTTCCTTGTTGCAGAAGGTATTCCTGGTTTGGAAATAACGGACGTAGAAAAAATAAAAAAAGTTTTTTATTTAGGGAAAAAAGTGATAGATCGAAAAGTACTTTAA
- a CDS encoding Na+/H+ antiporter gives MEFFLIILLLLVTIGLSNFINHFMPYIPVPIIQIALAVLLAAFPLGIHVPMDPELFFVLFIAPLLFHDGKNVSRHALWKLRKPILLLALGLVFITVLVIGYLIYWLIPSIPLSASFALAAILSPTDVVAVAAISSRVKMPKTIMHVLEGEGLMNDASGLVAFKFAVAATVTGVFSLAEASWSFLVIAIGGFAGGAILGFLIIRLKIFIRRLGMEDVTLHMLIQILTPFVIFYIIEHFHLSGILSVVAAGIVHAIYRDRDQSPLMQLQVVSKSTWSILIYILNGLVFVLLGLQIPSVMNEIFENPMFNNYEVIKFILIITAALLILRFLWVYLGWWGGWLHKKQIPKPSLRMIAITTISGVRGAVTLAGAFTIPYVLADGSPFPERSLIIFIAAGVILVTLVLASILLPLLAESDKGNSEELKDEMERTAKISSIDAAIGFIREVMNEENNGAAVSIISNYSRMRNALKNVNAADTEQLKLMETDIRMKALAEEAKFIDGLKEEDQIDREIIYLMDEHIQRMRVAVTNRMHYRGLFIWTIFKRTFFNFIQLFTPKKNKNKRNRSVENQKVIQLKVNMAKAAIHYLKSQMTLENEEVYLLIIGEYNDMIMKFKLAKKGAEPKKYAQMKREIQNKAFQAERDEIQNLFENREITAEVTRKLRKQINIREAYWMEENSLQKH, from the coding sequence ATGGAATTTTTTTTAATCATACTACTTTTGCTCGTCACCATCGGTCTCTCAAATTTTATTAATCATTTTATGCCATACATACCAGTGCCAATTATCCAAATTGCACTAGCAGTTTTGTTAGCAGCCTTTCCTTTAGGAATTCATGTGCCTATGGATCCAGAGCTATTTTTTGTTCTATTTATAGCTCCTTTGCTTTTCCATGATGGAAAAAATGTTTCGAGACATGCATTATGGAAATTACGCAAACCAATTCTATTGCTTGCGCTTGGTTTAGTGTTTATCACTGTATTAGTTATTGGGTATTTAATTTATTGGCTGATTCCGTCGATTCCTTTATCTGCATCTTTTGCGTTAGCGGCGATTCTTTCACCTACAGATGTAGTGGCAGTAGCAGCTATTTCTAGCCGTGTTAAGATGCCAAAAACAATTATGCATGTATTAGAAGGCGAAGGTCTCATGAATGATGCCTCTGGTTTAGTTGCGTTTAAATTTGCGGTTGCGGCAACCGTGACGGGTGTATTTTCATTAGCAGAGGCAAGTTGGAGCTTTTTAGTAATTGCAATTGGAGGATTTGCAGGAGGTGCAATTCTTGGATTTCTCATTATTCGCCTGAAGATATTTATCCGACGACTTGGGATGGAAGATGTCACACTTCACATGCTAATTCAAATTCTTACTCCATTTGTTATCTTTTACATCATCGAGCATTTTCATCTCTCTGGTATATTATCAGTCGTTGCAGCTGGTATTGTGCATGCTATCTATAGAGATCGAGATCAGTCTCCTTTAATGCAACTTCAAGTTGTATCTAAAAGTACTTGGAGTATTCTCATTTATATTTTGAACGGCTTAGTATTTGTATTGTTAGGCTTACAGATTCCGAGTGTCATGAATGAAATTTTTGAGAACCCAATGTTTAATAATTACGAGGTAATTAAGTTCATCTTAATAATTACTGCAGCACTATTAATATTACGATTTTTGTGGGTGTACTTAGGATGGTGGGGAGGGTGGTTGCATAAAAAGCAAATTCCAAAACCTTCTCTGCGAATGATCGCAATAACAACTATTTCTGGTGTACGAGGAGCAGTTACATTAGCTGGGGCCTTTACTATCCCATACGTTCTAGCAGATGGAAGTCCTTTTCCTGAACGATCACTAATCATTTTCATAGCTGCAGGAGTAATATTAGTTACTTTAGTATTAGCAAGTATCCTCTTACCTCTTCTTGCAGAATCGGATAAAGGTAATTCAGAAGAGTTGAAAGATGAGATGGAAAGGACTGCGAAGATCAGTTCTATAGATGCTGCCATTGGTTTTATCCGTGAAGTGATGAATGAAGAAAATAATGGCGCTGCTGTATCCATCATTTCCAATTATTCTCGCATGCGAAATGCTCTGAAGAATGTAAATGCAGCGGATACCGAGCAATTGAAATTGATGGAAACGGATATTCGTATGAAGGCGCTTGCGGAGGAAGCAAAATTTATTGATGGATTGAAAGAAGAGGACCAAATAGACCGGGAAATTATTTATTTGATGGATGAACATATTCAACGGATGAGAGTAGCGGTTACAAACCGAATGCACTACAGAGGATTATTTATTTGGACAATTTTTAAAAGAACTTTTTTCAATTTCATTCAATTATTTACACCTAAAAAAAATAAAAATAAAAGAAATCGATCTGTTGAAAATCAGAAAGTCATTCAACTTAAAGTGAATATGGCAAAAGCTGCAATCCATTATCTGAAGTCACAAATGACTCTTGAAAACGAAGAAGTTTATTTGTTGATTATCGGTGAATATAATGACATGATTATGAAATTTAAGCTAGCCAAAAAAGGTGCAGAGCCTAAGAAATATGCCCAAATGAAAAGAGAAATACAAAATAAGGCTTTTCAAGCGGAGCGAGATGAAATTCAAAACCTTTTCGAAAATCGAGAAATTACTGCCGAAGTCACGAGAAAACTTCGTAAACAGATTAATATTAGAGAAGCGTATTGGATGGAAGAGAATAGTTTACAAAAGCATTAA
- a CDS encoding MBL fold metallo-hydrolase, whose product MQNDYPIQLNDRIYLIDGYDLGVAERTGTYVILEEEITIVETGPSPSVKHVKAGLEALGLTLDQVKYIIVTHIHLDHAGGAGLLMRECPKAKVVVHPKGARHLTNPERLVAGAKAVYGEKFSKLFDPVIPIQEELLLVKNDGDTLKIGPNCMLEFLDTPGHAKHHFSIYDPVSNGVFTGDTVGVRYEQLISEGVHLFLPSTSPNQFDPEAMQRAIDRIRDMNVNYIYYGHFGMTDIPEKALNQVSNWLPIFLEEARNIVTEQKGYEELALKLLSIVRSHLRVENIPDDHEAYNLIQLDMEVSAMGIIDYLSK is encoded by the coding sequence ATGCAAAATGATTATCCAATCCAGTTAAACGATAGAATTTATTTGATAGATGGATATGACTTAGGAGTTGCTGAGCGAACGGGTACATATGTCATTCTAGAAGAAGAGATAACGATTGTTGAGACAGGACCAAGTCCATCCGTAAAGCATGTTAAAGCCGGGTTAGAAGCGCTAGGACTTACATTGGATCAAGTGAAATACATTATTGTTACACATATTCACTTAGATCACGCAGGCGGAGCGGGCTTACTAATGAGAGAATGTCCAAAAGCTAAAGTAGTAGTCCATCCGAAAGGTGCAAGACATCTAACGAATCCTGAAAGACTAGTTGCTGGTGCTAAAGCGGTATATGGAGAAAAGTTTTCGAAGTTATTTGATCCGGTAATTCCTATTCAGGAGGAATTACTACTTGTTAAAAACGATGGAGACACTTTAAAGATTGGTCCAAATTGTATGTTAGAATTTTTAGACACTCCAGGACATGCAAAACATCATTTTAGTATTTATGATCCTGTTAGTAATGGTGTGTTTACAGGAGATACAGTAGGAGTTCGATATGAACAATTGATTTCAGAAGGGGTTCATTTGTTCCTTCCGTCTACTTCACCAAATCAATTTGACCCAGAGGCAATGCAAAGGGCAATCGATCGTATCAGGGATATGAATGTAAATTATATTTATTATGGGCATTTTGGTATGACTGACATTCCAGAAAAAGCTCTAAACCAAGTATCTAATTGGCTTCCTATTTTTTTGGAGGAAGCAAGAAATATAGTTACAGAACAAAAAGGGTACGAAGAGCTTGCACTAAAATTATTAAGCATAGTGAGGAGCCATCTTCGAGTGGAGAATATTCCAGACGACCATGAGGCATATAATTTAATTCAGCTTGATATGGAAGTAAGTGCAATGGGTATCATCGATTACTTATCAAAATAA
- the cax gene encoding calcium/proton exchanger, with translation MVDKLFAILVFGGVPLVLAGAFFDWSDMIMFLLCCASIVGLSGYIGKATESLAIVSGPRIGGLLNATFGNAVELIISIFTLKAGMVGIVLASLTGSVLGNLLLVLGLSFFVGGLKFKRQKFSVHDARYNSGLLIFAVIVAFVIPEVFSISMDTQETLSLSIGIAVVLIALYLAGLFFKLVTHRGIFASTDQPQKEEEIPEWTKGKSILVLLIATVAVAFVSEQLVHTFEMLGEKFGWSELFIGVIIVAIVGNAAEHVSAITMAAKNKMDISVEIAVGSTLQVAMFVAPILVIISLFMPEAMPLVFTLPELVAMITAALLVINLSNDGESNWFEGLTLFAAYLIMGIGFFLL, from the coding sequence TTGGTGGACAAATTGTTTGCCATTCTCGTTTTTGGAGGTGTGCCACTAGTTCTGGCTGGCGCATTTTTTGATTGGTCAGATATGATTATGTTCTTACTTTGTTGTGCAAGTATTGTGGGGCTTTCCGGATATATAGGGAAAGCAACTGAGAGTTTAGCTATTGTAAGCGGACCAAGAATTGGTGGATTATTAAACGCAACATTTGGTAATGCGGTTGAACTTATTATTTCTATATTTACATTGAAGGCTGGTATGGTTGGTATTGTACTCGCATCGCTTACTGGTTCCGTTTTAGGAAACCTGCTACTTGTGCTTGGACTTTCTTTTTTTGTAGGAGGATTAAAGTTTAAGCGTCAAAAGTTTAGCGTGCATGATGCAAGATACAACTCAGGCTTGCTTATTTTTGCGGTAATTGTTGCATTTGTTATCCCAGAAGTATTTTCTATATCAATGGATACACAAGAAACATTGAGTTTAAGTATTGGAATTGCAGTGGTTTTAATTGCTCTGTATCTTGCAGGATTATTTTTTAAACTTGTTACCCATCGAGGTATATTTGCTTCTACTGATCAACCTCAGAAAGAAGAAGAGATACCTGAATGGACAAAGGGTAAATCAATTTTAGTGCTTCTTATTGCAACTGTAGCGGTTGCTTTTGTTTCAGAGCAGCTTGTTCATACATTTGAAATGCTAGGAGAAAAGTTTGGTTGGTCTGAGTTATTTATTGGTGTTATCATTGTTGCAATTGTCGGGAATGCCGCGGAGCATGTTTCGGCAATTACGATGGCTGCCAAAAATAAGATGGATATATCAGTTGAAATTGCGGTTGGTTCTACGCTACAGGTGGCAATGTTTGTAGCCCCAATACTAGTTATCATTTCTTTATTTATGCCCGAAGCAATGCCGTTAGTTTTCACTTTACCTGAATTGGTTGCGATGATTACTGCTGCATTACTTGTTATTAATCTCTCTAATGACGGGGAATCGAACTGGTTTGAAGGGTTAACACTTTTCGCAGCATACTTAATTATGGGAATTGGATTTTTTCTTCTCTAG
- a CDS encoding YunC family protein — protein sequence MIQMYPIDIEGHTFIAVSVELPKTNLLTVSNEKGYIMCGALDVALLNEKLKDRKVIAGRAVGVKTIEQLINAPLESITFQAEELGITEGMIGREALLKMI from the coding sequence ATGATTCAGATGTACCCAATCGATATTGAAGGTCATACATTTATTGCAGTTTCTGTGGAGTTACCTAAAACAAACCTACTTACCGTTTCAAACGAAAAAGGATATATTATGTGCGGTGCACTAGATGTTGCATTGTTGAACGAAAAATTAAAGGACAGGAAAGTAATAGCAGGAAGAGCGGTTGGCGTAAAGACCATTGAACAACTAATTAATGCGCCGTTGGAGTCAATTACTTTCCAAGCAGAAGAACTGGGAATCACAGAAGGAATGATTGGGAGAGAAGCACTGTTAAAAATGATATAA